The Nitrospirota bacterium DNA segment TCATGGAAAAGCAGGGCCCTCTTGTTGACAGATGAATGAGGACTAGTTGCGCACGCCACTCCAGATTTTGGCAGGATCAATGGCCTTATCAGGATTGAGCGTCTTGGCTTTATCAAGAAGGACTTCCGTCGTTTCCGGATAGAGTGGATCGGCGATACAGCAGTTATCAACCGGGCAGACAGCGGCGCACTGGGGCTCGTCGAAGTGTCCGACGCACTCGGTGCAACGGTCGTGCGTTATGATATAAATACTATCGCCGACTCCCTGGCCGTCGCC contains these protein-coding regions:
- a CDS encoding 4Fe-4S dicluster domain-containing protein; translation: MALLITDECISCGACLPECPNEAIFETRSDAEAKGNHVGDGQGVGDSIYIITHDRCTECVGHFDEPQCAAVCPVDNCCIADPLYPETTEVLLDKAKTLNPDKAIDPAKIWSGVRN